The Xylocopa sonorina isolate GNS202 chromosome 17, iyXylSono1_principal, whole genome shotgun sequence DNA segment GTAATAAATAGAGAGCACAAACGTTTCTCACGTCTTTAGGATTCTAATCGCGTGGACAGGGCCCTTAGAAAAAAAATAAACACACAAGCGATTTCCCGAGCGAGCAGCCCCTAAAAACGGTGATCTTTCTGAACCTGTAGACCGCGAAGAGAAAAAAGGATGCGATACAGAATTATCCAGCCGAATTTATTCTATATTCTGATATAACTGATCCGCTCGATAGAGATTACAATATTTTCTGCGAGGGATGCAAGGATCGTCGTTCTGTATCGGATGATACGTCGACGAAAAATGGACGTTACTTGATGTGCGATGAGGACAAAAGCAAACACGAAGGTATCATAGAATGCCTCTCGGAAAACAAAGTCAATGTCACCACGGATATATCTGGCACGTTCGTGAGTGAGGTCACTCGATCCGTTGCTTCCCCGAATAATTGAAGAAGAATTTAGTCAAATTCAATGTTCGACAAAAATGtggaaatttaataaaaaaaacgaACAATTACCATTTAACAAAGATTAAGTACAGTCGGAATTTGAGTAACTAAAATTCAAATTGGACGTAAGATAAAATTTAATGGGAATCAACAAAATAAGTATCGTCGAATTTAAACAGGATTTAATAGTCAGAGTTTAATAAAGAACAGGAAAACGCTGAATAGTTTTGCTTTGCATTCCACTCTCTTACACGTTTACGATGtcgtaaaataaaaaaagaagaagtagAAATTGTACAATCGCGAACAACTCGATGAATTGCATAAAAACAAGGTAACGCGTTTTAATGAAGGTTTTAATGTTCTATATAATGTGGAttcaattacatactttgttaTGCATCGAATTGCATGCTGTATGATATACTTATTACAGGTTTAGCGATTATTGTTAATGAAGATGAATGATGTCCACAGATAAATTCGTTCATTCGTTGGATAAAATGAAATTTCAAGCCAACTATTTATACTATTATACTGTTACATATTGGAAGTAAAAAACAATTTTAGATGAACGTTTCAATTTTCATCCTTTTATGGTATAAAAAATATACAAGACTAAAGCATTTTATCGAAAAAAATAAATGATTTATAATCAAAATATACGTTATAGTGGTAAGGAGATATTTTCACTACATGAAATTATGTATCTTATTTTAATTAGATATTTTTTTATACTGTTTTATTTATGCACGCATAACGGTTGTCGTAATTCATAAATTTCGTTTGAAATTTGTGTAAGAAAGTAGATTATCGTATAATTTTACATGCTCTGTTACGTAATGCTTACGCGAAGTTTAATTGCCGCCAAAAGGAAAACTGAAAGCATGTTTACGGTCTGATAggttttttaaaaagtttatgGTATCGATTTTTATATTCCAAATCGAGTTATTCGTATTGAGAAGAGGACAAAAttaaaatattcaatacaatgaatttaattgtaatttccAAGAAATTTTTCATTGAAACGCGAATAAATGTCGTTTAATTGAAGTCGATACGACATTTCATATCGAATAAACAAGTGCAGGTGAACGCGATAGAAAAATACGATCGTTGTGCGAGTTTCTGAAATGAAAATTTAACGAATAAAATTAGTCACGTGTTCGAAattaagaaaataattaaatctatCGGTCTTTACGGGTGCCGCGTGTGTTTGGTAAATTGAAGCATGACATGTGCTAAATTACAGTCTGAAGGAATAATAGGATGGAAAGGTTGGCCTtttcttaatttttttattattctcgTTGTGATCGTTTATCTAGGACTTCACGTTTGTCACAAAATGTTTGCCGGTTCTTCGTCGAATCCTCAATAATTCTAAAGGAAGGATCATTTTACCGGCGAAATCGTCGTAATCTACTTAATACGGTATTTTACATAATTCTATTTCATAAATAAACAATTTTATGTGCTGTAATTAATCAAGTTTACATAACGAACAAAAATTAATGTCCAATTTGCAaattaaatgaatttaatacTGCTTCAGTACATAAGCTTCTCATAGTCTCAGATAAATTAATATAATTGTTTTTATTAAAGCACAAACGCGCTTTCACAGttaaaaaattgcaaatttaACTCAATAAATGTACAGAATGCGTATAACATCCAAAAATATTATAACACTGAATAAAATAGCCGTTATAGTATTTTCTGAGCAAAGCAAATCTCTCGTCAGATTACATTTCTTTAGTTATATTTATATAACATAAATTTCCATAAACATCCAGAGTCTAAATATTATACACTCGCGTATGTAAATATACAAGCTTCAACGCTGGTCTCATTCGATACAAATCAGGCATTGAAAATATGATCCAGGGGCGTGTATTCGTCTCTGGATGTTTATCAAAACTGTCACGACATACATTGACAACCGAGCAAATACGTTTAATTAAAACAGAAAGAAATTCTAATTACGTCGAGACACGATGTAGCGTGCACGTAAGTGCATATTCCTCGATAATACCATTTGAGAGATTTTAATTCGATATAAATAATAAAGGATTAAATGCAATACATATTTTCATAGAATAATGAAATACAACGGAAGCGAAGgtgggaaagaaaaaaaatatgttAATACAGCCGGAGAACGGAGACCGCGTTTAATTGGATTCTCGAGAGCACGCGTAGGGGTGACCGAAACTCTCTGTTCAATATAACGTGTGTGTCATGCACGATATAACGCGCGATTCAGCGAAGTTAGTCGATACGTAGTATGGAGTGCACAAATAGCCTCTCGACTACTCCCAGCTCACAGTGGGCGATTGAGACGAACGATTATATTCGAAGTACGCCCAAAGAAACAGGATGTGTCGCGCGTAGTGTTGTGGCTTTCTCTGTACATCTTGGACCGTCCACGCTTCCGTACGCCGTGTTGTTCGCGCATACCGTACGCGGACCCACGAAAAGTTTCGAGGTTAGGTTCTCAGTGACAAGAGTGGTGATACGCGAACGACCGGGGCATGTAGGGGGACCGGCGTGCCTGCACGTCGTTCTAACGGAATAATCCCCTGTATAGGATTAGTCGAAGAGGATGACGAGTCTACCTGTCACCGGTGTGACGTGAGAGATCACGAGTCAGAATGGATTCGAATAATTGCAATGAGCAAACAGAGACAGGTGCGATCGAATGTTACGATCGCGACAATCGGATAACTTCCGGGGAGGGGCCGTCTCCTGGGCCTGGAGCCGGCCTCGAATATGATTTGTGGGAAGGCCAGTTTCAATTTGTCGGACAGCCGCCTTCTCACGGCAGTCGGCTACCTCGTCGTCGTGGCCCTCGGCTATCCGAGCAAGTAAGGCGGCACCAGTGCACACTTTCGGATTGTGGGGCTGTTATCTGCTGTGTACTCGAatggcttctttttttttttctctttttttttggttCGAGATAATCATAACACGAGATTGCAAAACATAAGTAAGGAGCAAGTGAATGAACTTTTCGGTTGAAATCGAATAGATCACTTGTGAAATGGTCAGGTAGTTTTTCAACTACTAGTTCAATACGTGGATAGTAAAAAGTAGTTCATAGTGCGATATCCGAAACGCACGTAATCGATTACCGTTACTGAATTGTCGTTTTATTGAATTTTAATTTTGTTACCTTACGCAATCGTGTTTTTATTCCAacgattaattttattttatatgtatagtAATTGAAGTAATGTATTTAACGTAGAGTTATGGAACACGTAACGTAATATTTATCCGTGTTAAAGTTTAACTCTTAGAGAGATAAATTTACGTTGCCTTTAGTATTTCCACTGTTGCGAGTAGCGGTGTTCACTGACACACAGTGTGAGCTAATTATAGATTTGTAGACAGTGTGTAGAAAACAAGACGAGGCTATTCGAAATTATAGCTTTGTGAACGTAATGGAATCTGTTATACATGATAATTACATTTAATTTTGCAAATTTTTTATGCAGAGATTAACATAAGATCGAACAAAACTTCAGCCTTAgtagttgagaaccactgactcGTAAAGTCTACAGTTTAAACTCGCACGTGCCCGAGTTCTTAAATACGAACCTACCGTCGATAGTTTTCATTGTACTTTTATGGTTGCAGCTTGAGAATATTGCTACAGGAAACAATTTTatttagaaagaaaaaaaattattgaatTTGCCGTATAATCCGTAATTCTTAAAAATATGTTACACTTTTCAGGTTCAAATGATCCAGGAGCAAATGCATGCTTTAGCAGATACCCAATCGGTTGGAGAGGAGCGGTACGCTAGGGCAAAACAGGAAAATGCTATGCTACAAGCAAGAATACTAATGTTGGAGGAAGCTGCCAAAGATGCCGAGTCTAGGGCCGAAGAAAGGCTTCAGGTGATTTTTAATCGAACGTACActgtattttttttaatatttattaagaTCAATCGTCACATTCGAAGATTATTATAAATTTTAGGCGGAACAACGGAGGCACAGAGATTGGGCGAGTCGTTTGGAACGCGAACGACAGTTGCAACTAGAAAATTATGCCATTAAACTGCAAGCGGTAGAATTAGAAGGAGCTAATTTAAGGGATGAAATAGGAAGGTTACGCGAGCAGCTCGAGAAAGTTAAAGCGGAGAAAAGTCGGTTAGAAAGCGACCTTGAAGAGGCTAGAAGGGAAGTAGATATTGCACGCGAAAATGAACGCCAAGCGATGAGCCGAGCTAGCGAAGCTCATTATCAATTTGAAGCTGCGAGAGAAGAACTTTCTATGAGAATCGAGGATCAACAAAGGATAGAGGAATTAATGCAACAGGTGACGGAACTCCGGGCGCGTAATAAAAGTATGTTTTTGAACAATATAATAGACGAAGGTTCGTTCACGATTAAACATTTTAAACATTGTGCATTCTTTCAACAAGATCTAGAAGAATCACGAGACGAATTGCAAGCTGCAGCGGCTCTGCAGGCAGGCCGTGAACTATTAATGTTAAATCCGTGTAATAACTCTGGTGAAAAAGGACCTAGTCTTGCTGTAGAACTACTAGCTGGCATGAATCAAGATCAAGTATGTTATGCTCGTTATTTGCACGGGAAATGTAATTTTTAATCTCCGAATATTATTCTGTATTTTATTCTTCCTTTGCTATTTGGGTTTATTACAGATGGACGGTCAGCTTCCCGAAGAAAATGGTGAACCCTGTAATATATCTGAAGTACGTGTTAAATTGTGTATATTTTAAACTTAATTGATCGCCGTATGACCGTTTTATATCATTACAGATAAAACAAGCTTTAAAGGAACAGCAAGAGGTCAATACACAGTTAAGAGCATATATCGATGGGATTCTACTGAACATAGTTGAAAACTATCCGCAATTGTTAGAAGTAAAACAAACCCATTGAACTATTATATAAATAATCAGTTACTGAATTTAATGTTAATTGTTTGAGGCACTAGTACATTACACTACTTTGTTGGAATTCTTTATTATTTATAGATTTATATAAGCAATTTTATTATACTTATACAGAAATAGTATATGGGAAAGAAATTTCCGTCCATGTGAAACTTAAAATTTTATTATTCTGTTGTAATTGTTAAATCGAACATTTTCACTGCCATTATAACTCTTTCAATCGTACGCTTTTGATAACGACGGCAGTGGAGGAATGAAGAGTTCAAATAAAAAgtagtatatatacatatatgtatatatatacatatgtatgtacaatCAAGGCATTGAGTCTTGTAATTCAAAGCCTTGTAAAGTTGCCTTTGTACAAATGGTACAAAACTATTTTCAAACACCGAGGAACAATTAATATATATGTAGCGTAATTCATTGCTCAGAAAACCAAGCTTTGTTATGCAAAAATAAATTATGGAAACGTATTTAAAAGTTTTTAACAAACGTGTCAAAATGTACAGCTGCTGATTTGGATATCACAAGAATTGTGAAGTTATCAAAAATATTTAGGAAATTTAACATTTGATATAATAATCTATAGTTTACACGatacactttaaaaatttatacCGAACAAGAGATACTGAGAACATAATTAAATGATTATATTTTACTACCTAtagtttcatctcatttgaaaaTCCTATATTACTTTTGAGCGAAAAATAATTTATACGTTCAAAATTATCTTAGCGGCAATTTTCCAAACTTTTATAAAAGTCACACTTTTAAAAATACTATCTTTTCATCGATTAAAACTTTATAATTAGACAAAATTTGGTACATTTTATAAGAGTTGGCTTGAGTTCCGAGCCCCTATCGTGCACGATCATAGCAATCGTCGGACTTCATGCCAGAACGTGAGGTAGATCAAGATTAAGCTCATGCGTCAAGAGAAGAAACAGCTCGGACGGAAGTTGAGGACGTTGAAGAAAGAAAGCAAGATGTTAAGGAGCTCAGCAGGATCTAGCATAACTTCTAATTAAAGGGCAAGCCCTAGTATGAGGACAATCGGAGAGTTGATCAGCGAGTTTGGAGGTGACGATCACTATTTACAAAACTAGAGAAAGCAACCACAATTATTCTTTTCTATGTATTACCTGGATAACAATTTATCAAGACTTTTCTTTGAAACTCAAGAGGAATACGTTAAACTAGTTCCATAAAAAAACAAGCTCCTTAATTGAATGAAGAGGATGTTCGGTACCCATGAAATCTGGTTGCAAGTCCGTTACAAGTTTCGGCGAAAATTTCCACGAGAAATTGATTCTGGTGAATCGAGTGCCAATTGTAGACGAAGAAATAGTGGACTACCTAATCGATGGTGTTATCAACACTAATTTGCGTAatcatataataatataaatgtaTTTGCAATTTTGCAACGGCATCAGTTGTTGGAGACGTTTAGGAAAATCTCGATATCCACCGGAATGAAAGTGCAGCTCACATCGATCACGACAATGACCCAGGTCAAGGCATCAAAATTGCCACTGAATAAGGAGCCCATGGCACAAGTGTAACAGATTTACAATTGCAACCGCAGGAGTCATTGGTCAAGGGACTGCCAACAGACAAGGAAGGAAATGCGGTCCTGTTACGGGTACGAATTAATAGGGGATCTACTGACTACCTGTTCCAAAAGGACATTCTTGCAAACTACCTGCGTTCAACTGACCAAGTCCCTAGAAGATAAATTCTATCATTTTGTAGAAATTAACAAAACCCTGCTGATTCTATAGGCGTAATAAATGCGGCGATCATGTTTAACGACCCACGACAGGAGAACGCGATCTTATTAGTAGTGCATACAATGAtggttatttattattattattattattattattactattgttGTTCTTTATTGTACTGAGGTTACTGCCTACTTCGATCTTTTCTATAAGTTATTGCATATTTAGTATATTTTTACTTTTTTATCTTTCCATATTTGATTTAGTTTCTCTGGTCATATCTTATTTCCCTTATGTATATGTTTACTTACTTATATACTATAGATACATTTTTTCTGAGCGTTAAGTCTTAATCTAAGAATCTAAGTTACTATTTTAAGTCTGTAATCTGCAGCTGTATCCCTTTATGGATACAAAGTTAATACCTTTTATAAATTAATGCAAAGTATCATAGTTTAAATAGTACTTGTCAGATTGGTTCATCTTACTCTTTGTTATATAGATCAAATATTTTTGATTTTGTGGTTTCTTTTTTATGAAA contains these protein-coding regions:
- the Nuf gene encoding rab11 family-interacting protein nuf isoform X2; the protein is MVSSRSPGVNVSPANSVATSRVAVSDSDVARDGDAILPSTRQSYRAEVEGGRVNGARTAVEWSQSGPPSLSMSVDLHNLVNPNLQDSGHYSASPEHADATASPCNNVKSAKGHDEEESYEAFGSVEGDADDGVDSPGGSSSAPSPTGTNSLKNPRSPNSTIGRHSWLRTSLRRTPPCQLYRSGSFNSSGRGSNCDPTDDMYSDVSLEDDVIDLNHRVQMIQEQMHALADTQSVGEERYARAKQENAMLQARILMLEEAAKDAESRAEERLQAEQRRHRDWASRLERERQLQLENYAIKLQAVELEGANLRDEIGRLREQLEKVKAEKSRLESDLEEARREVDIARENERQAMSRASEAHYQFEAAREELSMRIEDQQRIEELMQQVTELRARNKNLEESRDELQAAAALQAGRELLMLNPCNNSGEKGPSLAVELLAGMNQDQMDGQLPEENGEPCNISEIKQALKEQQEVNTQLRAYIDGILLNIVENYPQLLEVKQTH
- the Nuf gene encoding rab11 family-interacting protein nuf isoform X1; translated protein: MVSSRSPGVNVSPANSVATSRVAVSDSDVARDGDAILPSTRQSYRAEVEGGRVNGARTAVEWSQSGPPSLSMSVDLHNLVNPNLQDSGHYSASPEHADATASPCNNVKSAKGHDEEESYEAFGSVEGDADDGVDSPGGSSSAPSPTGTNSLKNPRSPNSTIGRHSWLRTSLRRTPPCSGRKRLSSNALASQLYRSGSFNSSGRGSNCDPTDDMYSDVSLEDDVIDLNHRVQMIQEQMHALADTQSVGEERYARAKQENAMLQARILMLEEAAKDAESRAEERLQAEQRRHRDWASRLERERQLQLENYAIKLQAVELEGANLRDEIGRLREQLEKVKAEKSRLESDLEEARREVDIARENERQAMSRASEAHYQFEAAREELSMRIEDQQRIEELMQQVTELRARNKNLEESRDELQAAAALQAGRELLMLNPCNNSGEKGPSLAVELLAGMNQDQMDGQLPEENGEPCNISEIKQALKEQQEVNTQLRAYIDGILLNIVENYPQLLEVKQTH
- the Nuf gene encoding rab11 family-interacting protein nuf isoform X4; the protein is MYSDVSLEDDVIDLNHRVQMIQEQMHALADTQSVGEERYARAKQENAMLQARILMLEEAAKDAESRAEERLQAEQRRHRDWASRLERERQLQLENYAIKLQAVELEGANLRDEIGRLREQLEKVKAEKSRLESDLEEARREVDIARENERQAMSRASEAHYQFEAAREELSMRIEDQQRIEELMQQVTELRARNKNLEESRDELQAAAALQAGRELLMLNPCNNSGEKGPSLAVELLAGMNQDQMDGQLPEENGEPCNISEIKQALKEQQEVNTQLRAYIDGILLNIVENYPQLLEVKQTH
- the Nuf gene encoding rab11 family-interacting protein nuf isoform X3: MVSSRSPGVNVSPANSVATSRVAVSDSDVARDGDAILPSTRQSYRAEVEGGRVNGARTAVEWSQSGPPSLSMSVDLHNLVNPNLQDSGHYSASPEHADATASPCNNVKSAKGHDEEESYEAFGSVEGDADDGVDSPGGSSSAPSPTGTNSLKNPRSPNSTIGRHSWLRTSLRRTPPCSGRKRLSSNALASQLYRSGSFNSSGRGSNCDPTDDMYSDVSLEDDVIDLNHRVQMIQEQMHALADTQSVGEERYARAKQENAMLQARILMLEEAAKDAESRAEERLQAEQRRHRDWASRLERERQLQLENYAIKLQAVELEGANLRDEIGRLREQLEKVKAEKSRLESDLEEARREVDIARENERQAMSRASEAHYQFEAAREELSMRIEDQQRIEELMQQVTELRARNKNLEESRDELQAAAALQAGRELLMLNPCNNSGEKGPSLAVELLAGMNQDQVYYRWTVSFPKKMVNPVIYLK